One Felis catus isolate Fca126 chromosome D1, F.catus_Fca126_mat1.0, whole genome shotgun sequence DNA segment encodes these proteins:
- the FADD gene encoding FAS-associated death domain protein translates to MDPFLVLLHSVSAGLSSSELTELKFLCQSRVGKRKLERVQCGLDLFSVLLEQNELDRERTGLLRELLASLRRQDLLGRLDSFEAGAAAEVSSEERDLRAAFDIICDHVGKDWRRLARQLRVSDAMIDAIEEKYPRNLTEQVRESLRVWKNIHKEDPAVSHLVRALRACQMNLVADLIEDDQQARSLESETSRGGSTGTVSLTSRDSDRPSSGVPW, encoded by the exons ATGGACCCGTTCCTGGTGCTGCTGCACTCGGTGTCGGCCGGCCTGTCGAGCAGCGAGCTGACCGAGCTCAAGTTCTTGTGCCAGAGCCGAGTGGGCAAGAGGAAGCTGGAGCGCGTGCAGTGCGGCCTCGACCTCTTCTCCGTGCTGCTCGAGCAGAACGAGCTGGACCGCGAGCGCACGGGGCTGCTGCGCGAGCTGCTCGCCTCCCTGCGGCGCCAGgacctgctggggcgcctggacAGCTTCGAGGCGGGCGCGGCGGCCGAGGTCTCGTCGGAGGAGCGAG ACCTGCGTGCAGCGTTCGACATCATATGTGATCACGTGGGGAAGGACTGGAGAAGGCTGGCCCGCCAGCTTCGAGTGTCTGACGCCATGATCGATGCCATCGAGGAGAAGTATCCCCGCAATCTGACAGAGCAGGTGAGGGAGTCGCTGAGAGTCTGGAAGAACATCCACAAGGAGGACCCGGCTGTGTCCCACCTGGTGAGGGCGCTCAGGGCCTGCCAGATGAACCTGGTGGCCGACCTCATCGAGGACGATCAGCAGGCCCGGAGCCTCGAGAGCGAGACCAGTCGAGGTGGCAGCACCGGCACCGTGTCCCTGACGTCACGGGACTCAGATAGGCCGTCCTCGGGGGTCCCCTGGTGA